The Kordia sp. SMS9 genome window below encodes:
- a CDS encoding ferredoxin--NADP reductase — protein MSDFRSLEVRHIHRETPSAVSVEFHVPEALQPSYSFKAGQYITLKTQLNGEEVRRAYSLCAAPKENKLRVAIKEVEDGVFSTYANRSLTEGTTLDVHSPEGNFVYTPSTHPGAIALFAAGSGITPIMSILKTALDYGNTVALLYGNKSTEETIFHDELIALAEKYPNFYLKFVYSQARAENALPGRIDSTAVNYVIKNQMKAVDFKHYYICGPEAMIHTVSETLENNGISKDTIYFELFTSSSETNEAAENVSGTSTISVTVDDEEFTFEMDASETILDAALKQKIDAPYSCQGGICSSCICRITEGKAVMEKNQILTDSEIEEGMVLACQSHPTTATIAVDFDDI, from the coding sequence ATGTCAGATTTTCGTTCACTAGAAGTACGTCATATTCATAGAGAAACCCCAAGCGCAGTAAGCGTAGAATTTCATGTTCCAGAAGCATTACAACCTTCGTATTCGTTTAAAGCTGGACAATATATTACCTTAAAAACGCAGTTAAACGGTGAAGAAGTTCGCAGAGCGTACTCGTTATGTGCCGCGCCAAAAGAAAATAAGCTTCGCGTTGCTATTAAAGAAGTGGAAGACGGTGTGTTTTCTACTTATGCTAATAGATCGTTGACCGAAGGAACTACGCTAGACGTACATTCGCCAGAAGGAAATTTTGTATACACGCCTTCTACGCATCCAGGTGCGATTGCGCTTTTTGCCGCCGGAAGTGGCATTACGCCAATCATGAGTATTTTAAAAACAGCGTTGGACTACGGAAATACAGTAGCATTGTTGTATGGAAATAAATCAACGGAAGAAACTATTTTTCATGACGAATTGATCGCTTTGGCGGAGAAGTATCCTAATTTTTATTTAAAATTTGTATACAGTCAGGCACGCGCCGAAAATGCATTGCCTGGACGTATTGATAGTACTGCGGTAAATTATGTGATCAAAAATCAAATGAAAGCTGTTGATTTTAAACATTATTATATTTGCGGACCAGAAGCCATGATTCATACCGTTTCTGAAACCTTAGAAAATAACGGTATTTCAAAAGATACAATTTATTTTGAATTGTTTACCTCATCTTCAGAAACCAATGAAGCCGCTGAAAATGTTTCTGGAACATCCACGATTTCTGTGACGGTTGATGATGAAGAATTTACCTTTGAAATGGACGCCAGTGAAACCATTTTAGATGCTGCATTGAAACAAAAAATTGACGCACCATACTCTTGTCAAGGAGGAATTTGCAGCAGTTGTATTTGTAGAATTACCGAAGGAAAAGCGGTGATGGAAAAGAATCAGATTTTAACGGATAGTGAAATTGAAGAAGGCATGGTCTTGGCTTGTCAGTCGCACCCTACAACAGCAACAATTGCGGTGGATTTTGATGATATTTAG
- a CDS encoding PadR family transcriptional regulator: protein MGNSKLYKGSLTTIILKLLEEHGKMYGYEITQKVKDITKGELMITEGALYPALHKLEAEDLLDVEVVKVDNRMRKYYKLTEKGSEETVNKLKELEQYIRNMHVLVNPKWSID from the coding sequence ATGGGAAATTCAAAACTCTATAAAGGAAGTCTAACAACCATCATTTTAAAGCTCTTGGAGGAGCATGGAAAAATGTATGGATACGAAATCACACAGAAAGTAAAAGACATCACAAAAGGCGAATTAATGATTACAGAAGGTGCCTTATATCCTGCCTTACATAAACTTGAAGCAGAAGATTTACTAGACGTAGAAGTGGTCAAAGTGGACAATCGCATGCGGAAATACTATAAACTTACTGAAAAAGGGAGTGAAGAAACAGTTAACAAGCTAAAAGAATTGGAACAATACATTCGAAATATGCACGTATTGGTAAATCCAAAATGGAGTATTGACTAA